The proteins below are encoded in one region of Synergistaceae bacterium:
- a CDS encoding type II toxin-antitoxin system RelB/DinJ family antitoxin encodes MAANSLVQARIDPEVKKEASIVLASMGLTVSDAVRLMLVRVAAEKALPFEPLVPNETTLAAIREARSGTLPRVKTVKELMNALNADD; translated from the coding sequence ATGGCTGCGAACAGTTTGGTTCAGGCTCGCATAGATCCTGAAGTGAAAAAGGAAGCCTCTATCGTACTCGCCTCGATGGGTCTTACAGTCTCGGACGCGGTTCGCCTGATGCTGGTCAGAGTGGCCGCAGAGAAGGCCTTGCCGTTCGAGCCGCTTGTCCCCAACGAGACAACATTAGCGGCGATTCGGGAGGCAAGGTCCGGCACCCTGCCCAGAGTTAAGACTGTTAAAGAATTGATGAACGCGCTTAATGCGGACGATTGA
- a CDS encoding glycyl-radical enzyme activating protein: MRSSESVTEGERICVSRVQHFCVNDGEGIRSVVFLSGCPLRCRWCCNPETWTAEPRSGRLPGGKEETFGRFMTVAEVMREISRHVIFYRESGGGVTWSGGEPFFLPRNLRALARACADGGFSQAVETSCQFDWDECADIVGLIDLVFADIKHMESAVHERFTGVGNERILANLERLGGTGVDTVIRVPLISGVNDDDGNMASTARFVREHFRRPKMELLPYHDFGRTKYQVLGMMEYWTEFETPSKERVDRIEELIRSEGVETVSYR; the protein is encoded by the coding sequence ATGCGGTCATCTGAGTCGGTCACGGAGGGGGAGAGAATCTGTGTCTCCCGGGTTCAGCACTTCTGCGTCAACGACGGGGAGGGCATCCGGAGCGTCGTTTTTCTCTCCGGGTGCCCCCTCCGGTGCCGATGGTGCTGCAATCCGGAGACCTGGACCGCCGAGCCCAGGAGCGGGCGGCTGCCCGGCGGGAAGGAGGAGACCTTCGGGCGGTTCATGACAGTCGCCGAGGTGATGAGGGAGATCTCCCGCCACGTGATCTTCTACCGGGAGTCGGGCGGCGGGGTCACCTGGTCGGGAGGCGAGCCCTTCTTCCTTCCGCGCAACCTGCGGGCTCTCGCGCGAGCATGCGCCGACGGCGGCTTCTCGCAGGCCGTAGAGACGTCGTGTCAATTCGACTGGGATGAATGCGCGGACATCGTCGGCCTGATCGACCTCGTCTTCGCCGACATCAAGCACATGGAGAGCGCCGTTCACGAGCGCTTCACCGGGGTGGGCAACGAGCGCATCCTGGCCAACTTGGAGCGGCTCGGAGGAACAGGCGTCGACACGGTGATCCGTGTTCCGCTGATATCCGGCGTGAACGACGACGACGGGAATATGGCCTCGACGGCCCGGTTCGTGCGGGAGCATTTCCGGCGGCCGAAGATGGAGCTGCTGCCCTATCACGACTTCGGAAGGACGAAGTACCAGGTGCTGGGCATGATGGAGTATTGGACCGAGTTCGAGACCCCGTCGAAGGAGCGGGTCGACCGCATCGAGGAGCTGATCCGTTCCGAGGGAGTGGAGACTGTCAGCTACAGGTAG
- a CDS encoding L-fuculose-phosphate aldolase — MLMKRERELVVEYCRKLSEHRLTRGTGGNISILDGERRLFAISPSGMDYFEMGPEDVVVLDIDGARVDGDRKPSSETEMHRLLYQGRRDISAVVHTHSTFAATMACLGHDLPAVHYLVGYAGGDSVRCTPYAPFGSRELAEIARDGMDGRYAVLLGNHGLLAAGPDIQYAFDAAEEIEFVCELYWRAKSIGDPAILDGDQMKEVLAKFATYGQRGQD; from the coding sequence ATGCTTATGAAGCGCGAGCGAGAACTGGTGGTGGAGTACTGCCGCAAGCTGAGCGAGCACCGATTGACCAGGGGGACCGGCGGCAACATCAGCATATTGGACGGGGAGAGAAGGCTCTTCGCCATAAGCCCCAGCGGCATGGACTACTTCGAGATGGGGCCGGAGGATGTCGTGGTTCTGGACATCGACGGTGCCAGGGTGGACGGCGACAGAAAACCGTCGTCGGAGACCGAGATGCACCGTCTGCTGTACCAGGGCAGGCGGGACATAAGCGCCGTGGTGCACACTCACTCAACCTTCGCCGCCACGATGGCGTGCCTGGGGCATGACCTGCCCGCCGTCCACTACCTGGTAGGCTACGCCGGGGGCGACAGCGTCCGCTGCACCCCGTACGCCCCCTTCGGCTCCAGGGAGCTGGCGGAGATCGCGCGCGACGGCATGGATGGGCGATACGCCGTCCTGCTCGGCAACCACGGCCTGCTGGCCGCCGGCCCGGACATACAGTACGCCTTCGACGCCGCCGAGGAGATAGAGTTCGTCTGCGAGCTATACTGGCGGGCGAAGAGCATAGGCGACCCGGCGATCCTCGACGGGGATCAGATGAAAGAGGTCTTAGCAAAATTCGCGACCTACGGACAGAGGGGGCAAGACTAG
- a CDS encoding SYNERG-CTERM sorting domain-containing protein has translation MRRFMLSCLVVASLLFGIPCAEAVKLEVVVPSEGSRLLASTRDFYAIVAIDREGKNPEQERFNVHFELYRDGDLDAVRTVSSIVDNITGLTPLNAVKLDYEHGQTPGEVINILSAPPPDLVFDPSRPASFYDATVKAVVTRHYAAALIQGGNTKEFDTNYPTIYTRDLEEGAYTLKVKAVGEAGAELHSVTVPLTFGTVPDKIISRFSPPAHVENVEAFAQVNNSHIYSDPFPGYWDASTLPHGGGPSDLFYEINRRWRPNDLLEYMGGTIRAVLYNVAETSATNKVELGGLAYNRRLNSQSIHWYMYDTGEVVINYNAGGSQTAVQAGKIVPFPEGRKLAMVRAEVRGDGVDRPEPSDNVYYPELADKTVDWNVEDGVVVKAKQMLSLFGVVKPLQPSLEDVVREGDGTYTMRNRIEMVRYVMKDEATEKAVFEEKWVELVRPETTSRPSIYEFRHDLLIPDDFDKPWTVELRAFDSHGMAVPGTDLSFVITPRPAGGGGGGGGCDTGAAPFAVLLLIPLLYAASRRGAA, from the coding sequence ATGAGACGTTTCATGCTGTCATGCCTCGTCGTCGCCTCGCTGCTGTTCGGCATTCCCTGCGCCGAGGCGGTCAAACTGGAGGTGGTCGTGCCGTCGGAGGGCTCACGTCTCCTCGCCTCCACCCGCGACTTCTACGCCATAGTCGCCATCGACCGGGAGGGCAAGAACCCCGAACAGGAGCGCTTCAACGTCCACTTCGAGCTCTACCGCGACGGAGATCTGGACGCCGTCCGCACGGTCTCCAGCATCGTGGACAACATCACCGGCCTGACCCCGCTGAACGCCGTCAAGCTGGACTACGAGCACGGACAGACCCCTGGCGAGGTGATCAACATACTCTCCGCCCCGCCGCCCGACCTCGTGTTCGACCCGTCTCGACCGGCCTCTTTCTACGATGCGACTGTGAAGGCCGTGGTCACCCGCCACTATGCGGCAGCCCTGATACAGGGCGGGAACACGAAGGAATTCGACACCAACTACCCGACCATATACACCCGCGATCTGGAGGAAGGCGCCTACACGCTCAAGGTCAAGGCCGTCGGAGAGGCGGGGGCAGAGCTTCACTCCGTCACGGTCCCGCTGACGTTCGGCACCGTTCCCGACAAGATCATCTCGCGCTTCTCACCGCCGGCGCACGTGGAGAACGTCGAGGCCTTCGCGCAGGTCAACAACTCGCACATCTACTCGGACCCCTTCCCTGGCTACTGGGACGCCTCCACCCTTCCGCACGGCGGAGGGCCGAGCGACCTCTTCTACGAGATAAACCGCCGCTGGCGCCCCAACGACCTGCTGGAGTACATGGGGGGAACCATCCGCGCCGTCCTCTACAACGTCGCCGAGACATCGGCCACCAACAAGGTCGAGCTCGGAGGGCTGGCGTACAACAGGAGGTTGAACTCCCAGTCCATCCACTGGTACATGTACGACACAGGAGAGGTAGTCATCAACTACAACGCCGGTGGCTCCCAGACGGCGGTTCAAGCGGGCAAGATAGTGCCCTTCCCGGAGGGCAGGAAGCTGGCCATGGTTCGCGCCGAGGTCAGGGGAGACGGAGTGGATCGTCCGGAGCCCTCGGACAACGTCTACTACCCCGAGCTGGCCGACAAGACGGTCGACTGGAACGTGGAGGACGGGGTAGTGGTCAAGGCCAAGCAGATGCTCAGCCTGTTCGGGGTCGTGAAGCCGCTCCAGCCCTCTCTGGAGGACGTAGTTCGCGAGGGCGACGGCACTTACACCATGAGGAACAGGATCGAGATGGTCCGGTACGTGATGAAGGACGAGGCGACCGAGAAGGCCGTGTTCGAGGAGAAGTGGGTGGAGCTCGTCCGCCCGGAGACGACCTCCCGGCCGTCGATCTACGAGTTCCGCCACGACCTCCTCATCCCGGATGACTTCGACAAGCCCTGGACGGTTGAATTGCGGGCCTTCGACTCCCATGGAATGGCCGTCCCCGGCACGGACCTGAGCTTCGTCATCACCCCGCGCCCCGCGGGAGGTGGTGGCGGAGGCGGTGGTTGCGACACCGGCGCCGCGCCTTTCGCAGTGCTGTTGCTGATCCCCCTGCTTTACGCCGCATCAAGACGCGGGGCCGCCTAG
- a CDS encoding ATP-binding protein → MKVEQRPSEGGNTHAAGYAGQGRFGVACDIGTTTLACYLADGSGTLVGSASARNPQAAWGSDVISRVVRASKGTEALEDMARSVRGAVARLVSGLAEEAGLDIGGCGSMIAAGNSVMELIFMGISPESLGVAPFALPARSFEPRRAGELGLTPLPEETPVHALPLMDAFVGGDTAALLYEVIEEAASHGEEQMTRLVMDLGTNGEIALLHRGETTVCSTAAGPAFEAVGIRCGMPAVTGAVSSVVADGGSLYCRTVGGGPARGLCGSGLVDVVALLLREGVLTEDGALSGSAPSFLAERVEGSGPDRRFILCESAAGEVAVWQSDVRKFQLAKGAVQAGIDVLLAICGLAADDVDECVLAGAFGSAISHDSLMETGLLPGSLRGKVRSVGNGAGLGALRILRDGEEGLGRVEKMARRARHVRLETWSGFQEMFLDAMQLARR, encoded by the coding sequence ATGAAGGTAGAACAAAGGCCGTCCGAGGGCGGCAATACACATGCCGCCGGCTATGCCGGGCAGGGTCGCTTCGGCGTCGCGTGCGACATAGGCACCACGACCCTGGCCTGCTACCTTGCGGACGGCTCCGGGACCCTGGTAGGCTCGGCGTCCGCGCGGAACCCCCAGGCCGCTTGGGGCTCGGACGTGATCTCCAGAGTGGTGCGGGCCTCCAAGGGGACTGAGGCCCTGGAGGATATGGCCCGCTCGGTCAGGGGGGCCGTCGCTCGGCTGGTCTCCGGACTGGCCGAGGAGGCGGGTCTGGACATTGGCGGCTGCGGCAGTATGATCGCCGCCGGGAACAGCGTCATGGAGCTGATCTTCATGGGTATCTCGCCCGAGTCGCTCGGAGTCGCGCCCTTCGCCCTGCCGGCCAGGAGTTTCGAGCCGCGCCGCGCGGGGGAGCTGGGGCTGACCCCCCTGCCCGAAGAAACTCCCGTCCACGCCCTGCCTCTGATGGACGCCTTCGTCGGAGGGGACACGGCGGCCCTGCTCTACGAGGTGATTGAGGAGGCAGCCTCGCACGGAGAGGAGCAAATGACGCGCCTAGTGATGGACCTGGGGACGAACGGCGAGATCGCGCTTCTGCACCGAGGGGAGACGACTGTCTGCTCGACCGCCGCAGGACCGGCGTTCGAGGCTGTCGGGATAAGGTGCGGGATGCCCGCCGTGACGGGTGCGGTGAGTTCGGTGGTCGCGGACGGGGGCTCGCTCTACTGCCGCACCGTGGGGGGCGGACCGGCGCGCGGGCTCTGCGGCAGCGGGCTGGTGGACGTCGTGGCGCTGCTGCTGCGCGAGGGGGTTCTGACGGAGGACGGGGCGTTGAGCGGGAGCGCGCCCTCCTTCCTGGCGGAGCGGGTCGAGGGATCGGGCCCGGATAGAAGGTTCATCCTGTGCGAGTCGGCCGCAGGAGAAGTCGCGGTTTGGCAGAGCGACGTCAGGAAGTTCCAGCTCGCCAAGGGAGCGGTGCAGGCAGGAATTGACGTTCTGCTGGCAATTTGCGGGCTCGCCGCGGACGACGTGGACGAATGCGTGCTGGCCGGCGCGTTCGGCAGCGCGATCAGTCACGATTCGCTGATGGAGACCGGGCTGCTACCCGGATCGCTGCGCGGCAAAGTCCGCTCGGTAGGCAACGGCGCGGGGCTGGGCGCACTGCGTATTCTGCGAGACGGAGAGGAGGGGCTCGGCAGGGTCGAGAAAATGGCCCGCAGGGCGAGGCACGTGCGCCTCGAGACCTGGTCGGGCTTCCAGGAGATGTTCCTCGACGCGATGCAGCTGGCGCGGAGATGA